The proteins below come from a single Caulobacter segnis ATCC 21756 genomic window:
- a CDS encoding response regulator transcription factor: MIRVVIAEDQKMVLGALSALLEMEGDIQVVGRAADGEQAMTLVQAEKPDVLISDIEMPGMTGIDVATRLKAEGAGTRVLIVTTFGRPGYLRRALDAGVKGYLLKDGPSSVLAAAVRTVAAGGRAIAPELSEAIWDAEPDPLTDREREILRLAEEGRSNKDIAEVLELSPGTVRNYLSEAAQKLGAANRVEAGRIARSNGWL, encoded by the coding sequence ATGATCCGTGTCGTCATCGCCGAAGACCAGAAGATGGTGCTTGGCGCGCTGAGCGCCCTGCTCGAGATGGAGGGGGACATCCAGGTCGTGGGCCGCGCCGCGGATGGCGAACAGGCGATGACCCTGGTCCAGGCCGAAAAGCCAGACGTTCTGATCTCGGACATCGAGATGCCGGGCATGACAGGGATCGACGTCGCGACGCGGCTGAAGGCCGAGGGCGCCGGCACGCGGGTGCTGATTGTCACGACCTTCGGCAGGCCCGGCTATCTGCGGCGGGCGCTGGACGCGGGCGTGAAAGGCTATCTGCTGAAGGACGGTCCGAGCAGCGTGCTGGCGGCCGCGGTCCGCACCGTCGCCGCGGGCGGCCGGGCCATCGCGCCAGAACTGTCGGAAGCGATCTGGGACGCCGAGCCCGATCCGTTGACCGACCGCGAGCGCGAGATCCTGCGCTTGGCGGAGGAGGGGCGGTCGAACAAGGACATCGCCGAGGTGCTCGAGCTCTCGCCGGGCACCGTCCGAAACTATCTCTCAGAGGCGGCCCAGAAGCTGGGCGCGGCCAACCGGGTGGAGGCGGGCCGGATCGCCCGCTCCAATGGTTGGCTTTAG